TCTGAGGAACATGTAAGCCAGGCTGGCATACAGTGATGCTATTAGATGTTCTTGTGTGCATGACCTATATTGATCTGTGCTCTTTTCTTACAGTTGGGATTTAATATCCGAGGAGGAAAGGCCTCCCAGCTAGGAATCTTTATCTCCAAGGTATGTGGGCCTGGTAGGCAATATGGATTGCTCATTCCCTTTGTTAAATTACCAGATTGCAGAACCCGAGTGTCCAAAGGCCTGGGAGGAGAATGATAGAGTAGACCTACAGAAGGGGCATCATGGGGACACCCTTTCCCATGTAAAACTTCTCCCCTCGCAAACCATCTGTTTCCTTACATTgtctcacacacatgcacgctAGCACCTTACATTTGAATAGCACTTAATTTCACTTACAGCCTTTGAAATTCTCTCACCTCAATCTCGTGTATTCTCTCCTTGCCAACAGGTTATTCCCGACTCGGATGCACATCGGGCAGGACTTCAGGAAGGGGACCAAGTCCTAGCTGTGAATGATGTGGATTTCCAAGACATTGAACACAGCAAGGTGAGCACAGCATCTGGGCTTTGGTGAAGTGAGAAGTCATCCCTGGTGTAGGAAAGGTTGGACAGGATTAGCCTAGTCTCTAATTTGATAAGAAGGAGTCTCCAGTAAGGAAGTCCATTAGGAAGAAGCAGCCAGTAGTGACCTGGAAGGTTGGAGTACCAAATGATTTTCCTCTTGTTATGATATTGTTCTGGATCGTATCTTCATTTGTACAAGCTGCTGTGTTCCTTACAGGCTGTTGAGATCCTGAAGACAGCCCGTGAGATCAGCATGCGTGTCCGCTTCTTTCCCTACAGTAAGTGCCACTCACTTTTTCGTTTACCTGGGAGGGCCCTGGgtgggaactctttttttttttttggaactctTTAAATATGGATTACTAAAGCCCCCGCTGCCACCAAGCTGGGGATGGGGAACTGGGAGTGCGGGCCTGAAAGTAACCCGttcttgtcttccttttcttttctccttttccccagaTTATCATCGTCAGAAAGAGAGGACTGTACACTAGAGAGTTGCAGCCCATAGCGCTCCACATGGAATGTTCTAGGACAAGCTGGTTAGGCCTCAGGGAAGCCTCTTGGGAAACTCTACTCTCAGCCCCACCCTGACAGAGTGGAGTGGGGAGGCTGGGGACACAGTGAGGCCCCACCACCAAGCCATCTAGCCAACTGCATTACCCAGACTCTTCTGTACTTCTTGTTCCCTCATTCTGTAGGTGGGCTTCATTCCCTGAAACGGGAAGAATGGAGATCTCTAGATATAGCCTGTGGAGAGCCCAGCTAGAAAAGGCAACTGACATTTATTGGGGACCATGTGCTAGACAACTGCACATGTCACACCGTGTTCACTAGAGACTAGAAATCAATAGAAGAAAGAATCTTGAGGCAACTGATGTTTATTGACTACCGTGTGCTAACCAACTACACATTTGCCCTCTCATTTTCATCAGAGTCTAGAAATCAGTAGCAAAAAGAATCCTGGGGGCCTTCCATCTCATCCCATTGTTGTACTACCTGTCTCAGACCCTACAGAGACTCCCTGGGATTGTTTTTCCCCATCTCCGTTCTCCTatcctcttctctcccctgctctcccgCCCTCCAAAATAAAAGGCAATGCTGAGGAAATGTCAGTGTGACTTTTGGATGATACTGACTGGGTTTTAAATGCTATTGAGGCAAAAATAAAAGCTCTTCCAAGGAGAGAAGCCAGTGGGAAGTACGAGCACAACTGTATCTGGCCAGTCCCTCAGGAAGGTGTGGGAACCTTCCCTTCAGTGTAACTGAGGAATGGTATAGGGTGAGGTGAGTACTGGAAGAAACAGTGCCCCTTCCCTCATGAACTTTGGGCTTTTCTTTGCAGGGACGTGATATTAGGGTAGTTGTCTTCTTCCCCAGGATCTTTGATCTGGGACACAAATGAAGGGAGAGGCTTAGAGGCATTCCTTTCAGGGACAGCAGTAGGAGCTAATTTCCAACTTGTAGGTTGAGTGATACTATTgacttccctccttttctccactCCCAACACCCACATAACCTGCCACCGTCTTCATTACCAGTTCATTGTTAGCGATTCCAGACCACACTTTATGCCATTTCCGTTGGCATCTTTAAAATACCCATTCAGAACAGAAAGGTTTCTAATGAGGTATGGGGTGAAGTCCCCCCCCCATGATGAAAGTCCCCAGTTTGCCGTGAAAGAATCCTAGGAAGCTTAAATGTGTATTTCCACGCCCTGGCCCTGGAGAGTGATTCTGTTGTTCTGGGGTGGAACCTgggaatctgaattttttaaaaagtcttcaaatGTGGGGAACCGTTCTAAACAGTATATGGCTATGAGTAGGTTCTGGCTGTCTCTATACATCCCATCTTAGCTTTACTATGCGCTACTGGCAGGTAGCAGTGCCCTTGGGAGTGGAGTTGGAGGCAGTCTCCCATTCCTTGGGAAATTAGGCTccggctcctgctcctgcttgctGTGCTGCCCCCCAGTGGCCATCTGAAAAACTGGAGGCTGAGACTTGCCTAAAGGCCTGTTGGCTGAGTGGGCTGAATGTCGAGGTCACGTACTCTGCCTGCAGTTAACAGGTTTAAAAACAACTCCTCTAAGAACTGTGGTAGACATGGTAAAAAGTCCCAGCTAGGTGCCAGGGGCCTGAGAGGCAAAAAGCCTCCTGCGCTAAATTTGTTCTCCCTTGGAGGTACCTGGAATGAGCAGGATGCAATTGCATTGTAACGGTACAGGCATAGCACGGAGAAGATGAGCAATAACAGGCTGAGGCCCAAGGACCAGTGGTTTATCGGGTGTAGATAAGAAACCACGGGGAATGAACTCTGTCTTTGAGGTATCCCAGCTGCCGTAGGCCGGCATCCCCTAGAGATGGCTTTTAGCAGTCAAGAGAAGGTAAGGTGGGATGCCTGGGCCCTGCAAGAACATTCCACCCCCCATAGCTGCGAGATGCAGTTGTGAAAAAACAATAGCATTTTCGggggttatgtttttaaaaaattttaagttttcattcatttgacagacgcagtgagagagggaacacaagcagggggagtgggagaggaagaaggcttcctgctgagcagggaacccaatgtagggcttgatcccaggaccctgggattgtgacctgaactgaaggcagacacttaacaacccaggtgcccctaaaaatttttattttaagcacgCTCCACACCCATCGTGGGGCTAGAACTCAGTGACCTTGATGTTAAGAGCCACGTggtccactgagccagccaggtgccctttggGGGTTCTATCTTAACTCCTCTAAGCTCAGGAATTGTATGAAACTTGGTAAGTAcccaaatatgtatgtatttatttttaaatatttatttatttgaaagtgagagaacACAGGGAGGAGGAGTAGAGGCCAAGGGAAAGGCAggaaccccaccccccacacatgcacacactgagcagagaccctgatgtggggctcgatcccaggaccccaggaccatgacccaagtggaaggctgtgacacttcaccgactgagccgcccaggcgccccagtagccaagtatttaaatcttaaatctgaaggtggggggagaaggatTACTGGGAAGCCCAAATGCAATAAAGTCATCAGATTAGACAGAGTCAATGTCTTTTGATGCCTGACTCTATGAAAGACTCCAGTTGAATTTCCACCACTGTAGTGTGTATTAAGGTAAGAGGGATGTAGCTGGGGTTAAATCTCAGCTACCAGGGGGGCATCTTCTAGGAAACCAAAGAATTCTGATCTTATCTCTTGCCTAAAGGAAGACCAGGGAGCTGTTGGCTGAGGTTAGTCCCATTTTACCAAAAATAGCAGTCAGCCCTGGCCATCAAATCAGCAAAGGAAGTCTGCCTTCTCTACATTACACTCCCTAGCCCAGCAAAGCtgggagaaaagagaactctcTTCAGTGGAAATGAATTCTGGATGGCAGAGTGGAAGCCATGTGCTGGAATaactctatgtgtgtgtgtgtgtgtgtgtgtgcgcgcacacacacacatgcgcttgtgtgcacatgtgtgcacttGTGCAAAAGGCCAGGTTCAGAGATTCTGGGCCTTTGTGCTGCATGATGGGGAAATGAAACTTGTACCCACCCTAAGATAGGACAAGCCAAGGTTATCCAAAAGAATAAGGAGTGAGAGGTAGTTAGAGACAAGAGTACAACAAGTACAAAGAGAAATGGGCATTACATATTTCACATTCTAACCCATTTGGGCACTGGTTTCAAACATCACACTGAGGTCTCTGGGTATTTCTTCCCTGTCATCTGCAGAGACTTGTTTGGACAAAAGAGAAATGATACAAGGCACCAGATAGTGGTAAATGGTAACTCAAAGTGAATAGGGACGGATCCTTCTGAAGTCTAATGATGCCTCCCCAGGATATGAACCATAGAAGCTTTGAACCCATCACCTTTCTGTTCCCTGAAACTGTAAACTTCTCCCATGTAAACACAGCACAGTAGACCCTCGCCATTGCAATTGAACTCTAGGTGTGCCAGAAGTCGTAGTTCTTCCTTACCTATTGTTCAGATCAGTGTTGTTACCCACTTACGCGATGATGGTATCATCACCTCTTTCTGCTCCTACATCTATCCACTTAACGTGTTTCCTTGAAAACGATGTCTGTGAGAGAATGTGTTGCGGAGAGTTGAAACACTTAGTAGAGGTTTAGAGAGAATAATGTACCTGTCCTTCCTCTCTGCTAGTCTTACCAACTTCCCTATTGTTTTCCTCAAtccctttttcaaataaaacatgGCTTAACACACACTTGTGGTGTCCTAGACCAGCCATTATAGTAGTTGAATCATGTGTACCTAGAAATTTAGGCTGCAAAAGCACTCCCGGCCAGCTGTGTCCCATAGCTGCAGCTGAACCTGCATAAGCAAATGTTGAGAGGGATGCAtaggtggcttggtcggttaagcagctgccttcgactcaggtcatgatccctgggtcatggaatcgagtcctgcattgggctccttgcttgtcagggagcctgcttctcccaatgtctgctgctccccctacttgtgctctctctgacaag
Above is a genomic segment from Neovison vison isolate M4711 chromosome X, ASM_NN_V1, whole genome shotgun sequence containing:
- the PDZD11 gene encoding PDZ domain-containing protein 11, which produces MDSRIPYDDYPVVFLPAYENPPAWIPPHERVYHPDYNNELTQFLPRIVTLKKPPGAQLGFNIRGGKASQLGIFISKVIPDSDAHRAGLQEGDQVLAVNDVDFQDIEHSKAVEILKTAREISMRVRFFPYNYHRQKERTVH